From a region of the Paenibacillus lutimineralis genome:
- the glmU gene encoding bifunctional UDP-N-acetylglucosamine diphosphorylase/glucosamine-1-phosphate N-acetyltransferase GlmU: protein MKRFAIILAAGQGKRMKSKLYKVLHPVCGKPMVGHVLDTVKKVQCERSIVVVGHGAEAVQSYLGTSAEYVLQEKQLGTGHAVKQVKQLLGQENGTTIVICGDTPLVTEESLEAMLRLHEKNGAAATILTAEVDRPQGYGRVIRGENGSVKRIVEQKDCSPEENAVKEINTGTYCFDNAKLFSALEKVTNNNTQQEYYLTDVIGILVQEGDVVEGYRTDDYTESIGVNDRIALSEAETLMRARIARKHMLNGVTIIDPGSTYIGADVTIGADTVILPGCSIYGQTVIGEDCVIGPSSDIEDCHILDGAKVKHSVLSQTEVGKDTTVGPFAYLRPGTKLGNHVKVGDFVEIKNASMDDGSKVSHLSYIGDAKVGKNVNFGCGAITVNYDGYNKSITEIEDDAFIGSNVNLIAPVKIGKGAYVVAGSTITNAVPDNDLAIARIRQENKPGYAEKIRARAKARKQREQEESRE from the coding sequence TTGAAAAGATTTGCGATTATTCTTGCTGCAGGACAGGGGAAACGCATGAAGTCGAAGCTCTATAAAGTGCTTCACCCCGTTTGCGGTAAGCCGATGGTCGGACATGTCTTGGATACGGTGAAGAAGGTCCAATGTGAACGCAGTATTGTCGTTGTTGGCCATGGTGCGGAGGCTGTACAGTCTTATCTTGGCACCTCAGCGGAATATGTACTGCAAGAGAAGCAACTAGGGACTGGTCACGCCGTCAAGCAAGTCAAACAGCTACTTGGCCAAGAGAATGGGACGACGATCGTTATCTGTGGAGACACTCCGTTAGTCACCGAGGAATCGCTGGAAGCGATGCTCCGGCTTCATGAGAAGAATGGTGCGGCGGCTACAATTCTTACTGCCGAGGTGGATCGTCCGCAAGGTTATGGACGGGTTATCCGGGGCGAGAATGGCTCTGTGAAGCGAATTGTCGAGCAGAAGGATTGTTCTCCTGAAGAAAATGCGGTAAAGGAAATCAATACCGGCACTTATTGTTTTGATAATGCGAAGTTATTTTCCGCTCTGGAGAAAGTGACAAATAACAATACTCAACAGGAGTATTATTTAACGGATGTCATAGGAATCCTGGTTCAAGAAGGCGATGTTGTTGAAGGTTACAGAACGGACGATTATACCGAGTCTATCGGTGTTAATGATCGTATCGCTCTCTCTGAAGCGGAGACGCTTATGCGAGCTCGCATTGCCCGTAAGCATATGTTGAACGGTGTTACGATTATAGATCCGGGCTCTACGTATATTGGAGCCGATGTTACGATCGGAGCGGATACCGTTATTTTGCCGGGATGTTCTATATATGGACAGACGGTTATCGGAGAGGATTGTGTGATTGGTCCCTCTTCTGATATCGAGGACTGTCACATTCTTGACGGTGCAAAGGTCAAACATTCGGTGCTGAGCCAGACAGAAGTTGGCAAGGATACGACCGTAGGGCCGTTTGCTTATTTGCGTCCAGGAACTAAGTTGGGTAATCATGTGAAGGTTGGCGATTTTGTAGAGATCAAGAATGCCTCGATGGATGATGGCTCGAAAGTCTCTCATCTTAGCTATATCGGCGATGCCAAGGTAGGCAAGAACGTCAACTTTGGTTGCGGCGCGATTACTGTCAACTATGATGGATATAATAAGTCTATTACTGAGATCGAAGATGATGCCTTTATCGGCAGTAATGTCAATCTGATAGCGCCGGTGAAAATCGGCAAGGGTGCCTATGTTGTAGCTGGCTCAACGATCACGAATGCCGTGCCGGATAATGATCTGGCTATTGCGCGGATTCGTCAGGAGAATAAGCCAGGTTATGCAGAGAAGATTCGCGCCCGGGCCAAAGCAAGAAAGCAAAGAGAACAAGAAGAATCAAGAGAATAG
- the spoVT gene encoding stage V sporulation protein T has protein sequence MKATGIVRRIDDLGRVVIPKEIRRTLRIREGDPLEIFVDRDGEVILKKYSPIGELGDFAKEYAESLYESTGHITLISDRDTVIAVAGASKKEYLDKQISSLLESSMEGRKTILETTTGTYEINKDHPESISSYVIAPIISSGDPIGTVILMNKDESVNMSELETKMAETAAGFLGKQMEQ, from the coding sequence ATGAAAGCTACTGGAATTGTACGTCGCATTGATGATTTAGGACGGGTGGTTATCCCTAAGGAGATCCGCCGCACTTTACGGATTCGCGAAGGGGATCCACTTGAAATTTTTGTAGACCGCGATGGTGAAGTGATCTTGAAGAAATACTCGCCAATCGGAGAATTAGGGGATTTTGCCAAGGAGTATGCGGAGTCGCTCTATGAGAGTACTGGACATATTACGCTTATCTCGGATCGGGATACGGTGATTGCTGTAGCAGGGGCTTCCAAGAAGGAATACTTGGACAAACAGATCAGTTCCTTGCTGGAGAGCAGCATGGAAGGCCGCAAGACGATTCTTGAGACGACGACAGGAACTTATGAGATCAATAAGGATCATCCCGAGTCGATTTCTTCCTACGTGATTGCGCCAATTATCTCGAGCGGCGATCCCATCGGTACTGTGATTTTGATGAACAAGGACGAATCGGTGAACATGTCCGAATTAGAGACGAAAATGGCAGAGACTGCTGCTGGATTCCTCGGCAAACAGATGGAACAATAA
- the ispE gene encoding 4-(cytidine 5'-diphospho)-2-C-methyl-D-erythritol kinase: MKIYEKAPAKINLMLDVLYKRPDRYHEVEMIMTMVDLADRLEMSELPRDTIIISSQAGYIPLDEKNLAFKAAKLIKERYKVPSGVYIHLDKKIPVAAGLAGGSSDAAATLRGLNRLWKLGISDAELMELGAELGSDVPFCVTGGTALATGRGEKLTPVANPPQCWVILAKLPINVSTEEVYGRFRSDRITKHPSASRMIQALDSGSFHGMCQELGNVLEEVTLQMHPEVAHLKETMLRLGADGVLMSGSGPTVFGLVSKESKVPRIYNGLRGFCKEVYAVRLLT, translated from the coding sequence TTGAAAATTTATGAGAAAGCACCGGCAAAAATAAATTTGATGCTTGATGTGCTATATAAACGGCCTGATAGGTACCATGAGGTCGAAATGATCATGACGATGGTTGATTTGGCGGATCGTCTGGAAATGAGCGAGCTTCCCCGCGACACGATTATTATATCGAGTCAGGCGGGTTATATTCCGTTGGATGAGAAGAATCTGGCCTTTAAGGCAGCTAAGCTGATTAAGGAGCGTTACAAGGTTCCAAGCGGTGTCTATATCCATTTGGACAAGAAGATTCCTGTGGCAGCGGGATTAGCTGGTGGCAGCAGCGATGCGGCGGCAACACTGCGCGGCCTAAACCGCCTCTGGAAGCTCGGCATTTCGGATGCAGAGCTAATGGAGCTTGGTGCAGAGCTCGGCTCGGATGTGCCGTTCTGTGTTACAGGAGGGACAGCACTAGCTACAGGCCGGGGGGAGAAGCTAACTCCTGTAGCTAATCCGCCGCAATGCTGGGTCATTCTAGCCAAGCTGCCGATCAATGTATCGACTGAGGAGGTCTATGGCCGATTCCGCAGTGATCGGATTACGAAGCATCCTTCGGCCAGCCGAATGATCCAGGCGCTTGATAGCGGCTCTTTCCACGGAATGTGTCAAGAGCTTGGCAATGTGCTTGAGGAAGTGACGCTGCAAATGCATCCAGAGGTGGCTCATCTCAAAGAGACGATGCTGCGTCTTGGAGCGGATGGCGTGTTGATGTCGGGCAGCGGCCCGACGGTCTTCGGACTTGTGTCCAAGGAGTCGAAGGTACCGCGGATTTACAACGGATTGAGGGGCTTCTGCAAAGAAGTGTATGCCGTTCGTCTATTGACTTAA
- a CDS encoding peptidylprolyl isomerase, whose translation MFRSKGRSWKTLLTALVVVLAVSVMAGCGKKTDNNVVATYDGGEITQKEFDLEQRMVLALQPQMAQFTEMDDFREYLVKQAIAYKYWESKADDKMKEEGKKKAETQYKAMKDANGADNVKQMLDAQKITEKEFQNYMTRIYTVMETQLTGITEDDMKKEFEATKEDYITASVRHILIGFQDSEGKERSKDDALKLAKEVKAKLDKGEDFATLVKQYSNDGQQNIDNGGLYADAAVNQWVPEFKEAAMTLPLNKISDPVETDYGYHIIRVEARTEKTFADLTDAEKDTLKMSIGSQKLDEFMSGDLEKKIIKKITLPKVEKKAENTDKGANSGSGNTGTNGNADKSGNSGNSSNSDQSDDSNTSGADNGNSSK comes from the coding sequence ATGTTTCGAAGTAAAGGGCGTTCTTGGAAGACGCTGCTGACTGCCCTCGTGGTCGTGCTGGCTGTATCCGTTATGGCTGGATGCGGTAAAAAAACGGATAACAATGTCGTAGCTACGTACGACGGCGGAGAGATTACACAAAAGGAATTCGATCTTGAACAGCGCATGGTTCTTGCCTTGCAGCCGCAAATGGCACAGTTTACGGAAATGGATGACTTCCGGGAATACTTGGTCAAACAGGCGATTGCCTATAAATATTGGGAGAGCAAAGCCGACGACAAGATGAAGGAAGAAGGCAAGAAGAAGGCTGAGACTCAATACAAGGCAATGAAGGACGCTAATGGCGCTGATAATGTTAAGCAAATGCTGGACGCACAGAAGATTACAGAAAAAGAATTCCAGAACTACATGACCCGTATTTATACGGTGATGGAGACACAGTTAACAGGAATTACCGAAGATGATATGAAGAAGGAATTTGAAGCGACTAAGGAAGATTATATTACCGCTTCCGTACGTCACATTCTGATTGGATTCCAGGATTCGGAAGGTAAGGAACGCAGCAAGGATGATGCTCTGAAATTAGCTAAAGAGGTTAAGGCTAAGTTGGACAAGGGTGAAGATTTTGCTACGTTAGTCAAGCAATATTCGAATGATGGACAGCAGAACATTGATAATGGCGGTCTGTATGCAGACGCAGCTGTGAATCAATGGGTACCCGAGTTTAAAGAGGCGGCAATGACACTTCCACTGAATAAAATCAGCGATCCAGTGGAGACCGATTACGGATACCATATTATTCGTGTAGAGGCCAGAACTGAGAAGACATTCGCAGATTTGACGGATGCTGAGAAGGATACGCTGAAGATGTCCATTGGATCCCAAAAGTTGGACGAGTTCATGTCTGGCGATCTGGAGAAGAAGATTATCAAGAAAATTACTTTACCTAAGGTAGAGAAGAAGGCAGAGAACACAGATAAAGGTGCTAATTCGGGCTCAGGCAATACTGGGACGAACGGGAATGCCGATAAATCTGGTAACTCTGGTAATTCCAGTAATTCAGATCAATCGGATGATAGCAATACCTCCGGTGCTGATAACGGGAATAGCAGCAAATAA
- the rnmV gene encoding ribonuclease M5, whose amino-acid sequence MIKEIIVVEGRDDTVAIKRAVEADTIETGGSAINERTLRKIALAQERRGVIIFTDPDHAGERIRKIVAQRVPGCKHAFLREADATKRGDIGVENASPEAIREALSRVRSETEGMDPLIDWEDLIDAGLIIHPQAAARRRKLGELLGIGYCNGKQLYKRLVVFKISREEFAAALAQLEDEGVIH is encoded by the coding sequence ATGATCAAAGAGATCATTGTGGTGGAAGGCCGGGACGATACTGTGGCAATTAAGCGGGCAGTAGAGGCCGATACGATTGAAACGGGCGGTTCAGCCATCAATGAGAGAACACTGCGCAAAATAGCGCTTGCCCAAGAGCGACGCGGGGTTATTATATTTACAGATCCGGATCATGCCGGAGAGAGGATTCGTAAGATCGTTGCGCAGCGTGTGCCGGGCTGCAAGCACGCCTTCCTGCGGGAGGCTGATGCGACCAAGCGGGGAGATATCGGTGTCGAGAATGCGTCGCCAGAGGCAATCCGAGAGGCTCTGAGCCGAGTACGCAGCGAGACCGAGGGAATGGACCCTCTAATCGATTGGGAAGACTTAATCGATGCAGGGCTCATTATTCACCCACAGGCGGCTGCAAGAAGGCGTAAGCTTGGTGAGTTGCTCGGGATCGGTTATTGCAATGGCAAACAGTTGTATAAGCGGCTAGTGGTCTTTAAGATCAGCCGGGAGGAGTTCGCGGCTGCACTGGCACAATTGGAGGATGAAGGGGTAATTCATTAA
- the yabG gene encoding sporulation peptidase YabG produces the protein MTKLGDLVVRKSYGGDVTFRVERIERSVAIIKGTEFRLLADAPLTDLLEVDPGSPGEKTERARIKATESLQRLRQDRQQLAESNQVAVQQWSPAAQEQAYFEVPGKVLHLDGDERYLQKSLDLYEKLRVPVNGYFVNESAMPSVLYRLLPTVNPDIVVLTGHDGVLKNPPSRDLYNLTSYKNSKHFVEAVRVAREYERNFDTLTIVAGACQSHFEALLQAGANFASSPARVLIHALDPVYIAAKASLTSIRDTIHITDVLNQTISGTQGVGGIETRGSYRIGLPTLKDLSKLNIVPTM, from the coding sequence GTGACGAAATTGGGAGACTTGGTCGTCCGCAAATCCTATGGAGGGGATGTTACCTTCCGAGTGGAGAGAATTGAGCGGAGCGTGGCCATCATAAAAGGAACAGAATTTCGTCTGCTGGCCGATGCGCCGCTGACGGATTTGTTAGAGGTGGACCCTGGTTCACCTGGAGAGAAGACAGAGCGTGCGCGGATTAAGGCGACCGAATCACTGCAGCGGCTGCGTCAGGACCGCCAGCAGTTGGCGGAGAGCAATCAGGTTGCGGTCCAGCAGTGGTCTCCTGCGGCACAGGAGCAGGCTTATTTTGAGGTGCCTGGAAAGGTGCTGCATTTGGATGGGGATGAGAGATACTTACAGAAAAGTCTTGATCTCTACGAGAAGCTTAGGGTGCCTGTGAACGGCTATTTTGTAAATGAGTCTGCAATGCCTAGCGTGTTGTACCGGCTGCTGCCAACCGTGAATCCGGATATTGTCGTACTGACAGGACATGATGGGGTACTGAAGAACCCTCCATCAAGAGACCTGTACAACTTGACCAGTTACAAAAATTCCAAGCATTTTGTAGAGGCTGTGCGTGTAGCGCGCGAATATGAGCGTAACTTCGATACACTGACGATCGTGGCGGGAGCTTGTCAGTCGCATTTTGAGGCCTTGCTGCAGGCAGGAGCCAATTTTGCCAGTTCCCCTGCCCGCGTGTTGATTCATGCCCTGGACCCGGTCTATATTGCGGCTAAGGCGTCATTGACATCGATTCGGGATACGATTCATATTACCGATGTGCTCAATCAGACGATCAGCGGCACACAGGGAGTTGGGGGAATCGAGACGCGGGGCAGCTACCGGATCGGACTGCCTACACTTAAGGATTTATCGAAATTGAACATTGTTCCGACGATGTAA
- a CDS encoding anti-sigma-F factor Fin family protein produces MAINYICRHCRTFIGRIEAPYISESQLGFHSLTPDERRDIIAYDSNGDTTVRVTCDYCREALENNPELTLLSNPLQ; encoded by the coding sequence ATGGCAATAAACTATATATGTCGGCATTGCCGAACGTTTATTGGTAGAATAGAGGCGCCCTATATATCCGAATCGCAGCTAGGTTTCCATTCCTTGACCCCCGATGAGCGGAGAGATATAATAGCGTATGATTCGAACGGTGATACTACGGTTCGGGTGACCTGCGATTATTGCAGGGAGGCACTGGAGAACAATCCGGAGCTGACCTTGCTCTCGAATCCGCTGCAATGA
- the spoVG gene encoding septation regulator SpoVG: MQITDVRLRRVSSEGRMKAIASITIDNEFVVHDIRVIDGNNGMFVAMPSKRTPDGEFRDIAHPISSGTREKIQNAVLAEYERAAEQEEVIEEGA; this comes from the coding sequence ATGCAAATTACGGATGTAAGACTCCGCCGAGTCAGCTCTGAGGGCAGAATGAAGGCGATTGCATCCATTACCATCGATAACGAATTTGTTGTTCATGACATTCGTGTAATTGACGGTAACAACGGGATGTTCGTAGCTATGCCTAGTAAGCGCACACCGGACGGGGAATTCCGGGACATCGCGCATCCGATCTCTTCGGGTACTCGCGAGAAAATTCAGAACGCAGTTCTCGCAGAATACGAGCGCGCAGCTGAACAAGAGGAAGTTATTGAAGAAGGGGCTTAA
- the purR gene encoding pur operon repressor codes for MKKLKRSARLVEMTQYLLSRPHHLIPLTTFAQRYGAAKSSISEDLAIIKEVFEDEGIGELQTLAGAAGGVKYIPKVGKEQALVFINELCEKLSQPDRILPGGYLYMSDLLGQPALMNEAGKLFATAFAHVDIDCIMTVETKGIPLAYATGAELNLPVVLVRRDHQVTEGSAVSINYVSGSHKSLHTMTLSRRALREKSRVLIVDDFMKAGGTIQGMVDLLAEFDATVAGVGVLVESGEVESEQRLLQDYVSLATLRTVDAKGKEISVTHGNYFNK; via the coding sequence GTGAAAAAATTGAAAAGAAGCGCTCGATTAGTTGAAATGACCCAATATCTGTTATCCCGTCCGCATCATCTGATACCTCTGACAACGTTCGCGCAGCGGTATGGCGCGGCTAAGTCCTCAATTAGTGAGGATTTGGCAATTATCAAAGAGGTGTTCGAGGATGAGGGGATCGGCGAACTGCAGACGCTGGCAGGCGCTGCCGGCGGGGTCAAGTATATTCCCAAGGTAGGCAAGGAGCAGGCTCTTGTATTTATCAATGAGCTGTGTGAGAAATTGTCTCAGCCTGACCGCATTCTTCCTGGGGGCTATCTATACATGTCGGACTTGCTGGGACAGCCAGCATTGATGAACGAGGCAGGGAAGCTGTTCGCGACCGCTTTTGCCCATGTAGACATTGATTGCATTATGACCGTTGAGACGAAGGGGATTCCGTTGGCTTATGCAACCGGTGCCGAATTGAACCTGCCTGTTGTACTCGTACGTAGGGACCATCAGGTGACGGAAGGGTCGGCGGTAAGTATTAACTATGTATCGGGTTCACATAAAAGCCTGCATACGATGACGTTGTCCCGTCGTGCACTCAGGGAGAAATCCAGAGTGTTGATCGTCGATGACTTCATGAAGGCTGGCGGCACGATTCAAGGGATGGTCGATTTGCTTGCCGAGTTCGATGCGACTGTCGCTGGAGTCGGGGTCCTAGTAGAATCTGGAGAAGTTGAATCAGAACAGCGTCTTCTTCAGGATTATGTGTCCTTGGCCACATTACGTACTGTGGATGCGAAGGGAAAGGAAATATCAGTCACCCATGGTAATTATTTCAATAAGTGA
- a CDS encoding ribose-phosphate diphosphokinase — protein sequence MTYCDSKLKIFTCNSNPKLAHQIADYIGIPMGDSETTSFSDGEIQVKLSESVRGCHVYIVQSTCAPVNDNLMELLVMVDALKRASAKSINVVIPYYGYARQDRKARSRDPITAKLVANLIEKAGAHRVITMDLHAMQIQGFFDIPVDHMLGVPILAQYFRSKNIQNPVVVSPDHGGVVRARKLADFLNAPLAIIDKRRPEPNVSEVMNIIGNIEGKTAILVDDIIDTAGTIVLGANALKEGGVEEVYACCTHPVLSGPAMERLENSPLKEVIVTDTIPITHPNPTSKLKVLSVAPLMGEAIIRVHEELSISKLFEIE from the coding sequence ATGACTTATTGTGATTCTAAACTGAAGATATTCACTTGTAACTCCAATCCGAAATTAGCGCATCAAATCGCCGATTATATTGGAATCCCGATGGGGGACTCGGAGACGACTAGCTTCAGTGACGGTGAGATTCAAGTCAAATTGTCTGAAAGCGTACGCGGCTGCCATGTATATATTGTGCAGTCTACTTGCGCTCCTGTTAATGACAATCTGATGGAGCTGCTCGTTATGGTGGATGCTTTGAAACGTGCTTCAGCTAAGAGCATTAATGTAGTTATTCCGTACTACGGATATGCGCGCCAGGACCGCAAGGCGCGTTCGCGCGATCCAATTACGGCCAAGCTGGTAGCTAATCTGATTGAGAAAGCAGGTGCCCACCGCGTCATTACGATGGACCTGCATGCCATGCAGATTCAAGGCTTCTTCGATATACCAGTGGATCATATGCTGGGTGTACCAATCCTGGCTCAATATTTCCGTTCGAAGAATATTCAGAACCCGGTTGTCGTATCTCCTGACCACGGTGGTGTAGTTCGTGCCCGTAAGCTGGCCGACTTCTTGAACGCCCCGCTCGCGATTATCGACAAGCGTCGTCCGGAACCTAACGTAAGTGAAGTTATGAACATCATCGGGAATATTGAAGGAAAGACCGCTATTCTCGTCGACGATATCATTGATACCGCAGGCACAATCGTGCTGGGGGCCAACGCGCTGAAGGAAGGCGGCGTAGAGGAAGTCTATGCTTGCTGTACACACCCTGTGCTGTCCGGTCCAGCGATGGAGCGGCTTGAGAATTCTCCGCTCAAAGAAGTTATCGTGACGGATACGATTCCAATTACGCATCCTAATCCTACTAGCAAGTTGAAGGTTCTATCTGTAGCCCCTCTCATGGGCGAAGCTATTATTCGTGTACATGAGGAGCTGTCGATTAGTAAGTTGTTTGAAATAGAATAA
- the veg gene encoding biofilm formation stimulator Veg: protein MAKNALSEIKNSLEAHVGQKIMLRANGGRRKTVERTGVLEETYPSVFIVKLDQDQQSFKRVSYSYADILTESVEVMVYNDDNGMGLSYIKP, encoded by the coding sequence ATGGCTAAAAATGCACTATCAGAAATTAAAAATAGTCTGGAAGCTCACGTTGGTCAGAAAATCATGCTGCGGGCAAACGGTGGTCGCCGAAAGACTGTCGAACGTACAGGAGTATTAGAGGAGACTTATCCTTCAGTCTTTATCGTTAAGCTTGATCAAGATCAACAAAGCTTCAAGCGTGTGTCCTATAGTTATGCCGATATACTGACCGAATCCGTTGAAGTTATGGTGTATAACGATGACAACGGAATGGGGCTTTCGTATATTAAACCGTGA
- a CDS encoding small, acid-soluble spore protein, alpha/beta type, which produces MARRRRSVMSEELKVELAKELGFYNTVQQQGWGGIRAKDAGNMVKRAIEMAERAAAKNSQ; this is translated from the coding sequence ATGGCACGCAGACGGCGCAGTGTGATGTCGGAGGAGCTGAAGGTGGAGCTCGCCAAAGAGCTTGGATTCTACAATACGGTGCAGCAGCAAGGCTGGGGAGGCATTCGAGCCAAGGATGCAGGAAATATGGTCAAAAGAGCGATAGAAATGGCAGAACGGGCCGCCGCAAAGAATTCACAATAA
- the pth gene encoding aminoacyl-tRNA hydrolase, with translation MKWIVGLGNPGSQYEKTRHNIGFMALDELARRHNIEIKQSKCKALVGEGFLPGGKVALIKPMTYMNLSGEAVRAFMDYYKVALEDMIVVYDDLDTELGRNRLRYQGSAGGHNGIKSIIQHTGTQTFNRIRMGISRPEPGYAVVDYVLSKFAKKDQPLLQQSIDAACDAMEYSMDHTFEQTMAKFNQ, from the coding sequence ATGAAGTGGATTGTCGGCCTCGGGAATCCGGGGAGTCAATATGAGAAGACCCGTCATAATATCGGGTTTATGGCGCTGGATGAGTTGGCGCGAAGGCACAATATTGAGATCAAGCAGAGCAAGTGCAAGGCTTTGGTTGGTGAAGGATTCTTGCCGGGCGGCAAGGTCGCGCTGATCAAGCCGATGACATATATGAATTTATCCGGTGAGGCGGTTCGGGCCTTTATGGATTATTATAAGGTGGCTCTGGAGGACATGATCGTTGTGTATGACGATCTGGATACGGAGCTGGGGCGTAATCGGCTGCGCTATCAAGGGAGTGCCGGAGGGCACAACGGGATTAAGTCGATTATCCAGCATACGGGGACGCAGACGTTCAACCGGATTCGCATGGGGATTTCCCGGCCGGAGCCGGGGTATGCGGTAGTAGATTATGTCTTGTCCAAGTTTGCTAAGAAGGATCAGCCGCTGCTTCAGCAATCGATTGATGCGGCTTGTGATGCGATGGAGTACAGTATGGATCACACTTTTGAGCAGACGATGGCCAAGTTTAATCAATAG
- the rsmA gene encoding 16S rRNA (adenine(1518)-N(6)/adenine(1519)-N(6))-dimethyltransferase RsmA produces MTIREDIATPRRTKEIIQRHGFSFKKSLGQNFLIDQNILSKIVAAAGLDKTKGALEIGPGIGALTEKLAEEACKVTAVEIDQRLLPILGEVLEPFPHVQVVHGDVLKLDLKELFAQQFSDVSGVSVVANLPYYVTTPILMKLLEEKLPLENIVVMIQKEVAERMAASPGGKEYGSLSIAVQYYSEPELVCTVPHSVFIPQPNVESAVIRLKVRKQPPVQVEDESFFFEVVQASFAQRRKTISNNLKSRFFPKEGRERLEALLEEAGIAPSRRAETLDLHEFAKLSNVLAQFGLNEA; encoded by the coding sequence ATGACGATAAGAGAAGATATAGCAACTCCACGCCGGACGAAGGAGATTATCCAACGTCATGGCTTCTCGTTTAAAAAGAGTCTGGGTCAGAACTTTCTGATCGACCAAAATATTCTTAGCAAAATTGTTGCAGCGGCTGGACTGGACAAGACGAAGGGAGCGCTAGAGATCGGCCCTGGTATCGGGGCGCTTACTGAGAAGCTCGCTGAGGAAGCCTGCAAAGTGACCGCAGTTGAGATCGACCAACGGTTGTTGCCGATCCTTGGAGAGGTGCTGGAGCCGTTCCCTCATGTGCAGGTAGTCCATGGCGACGTTTTGAAGCTTGATCTGAAGGAGTTGTTCGCTCAGCAATTCAGCGATGTGAGCGGCGTCAGCGTAGTGGCTAACCTGCCTTACTATGTCACCACACCAATCCTGATGAAGCTCCTGGAAGAGAAGCTGCCTTTGGAGAACATCGTAGTCATGATTCAGAAGGAGGTAGCTGAGCGAATGGCAGCTTCACCAGGAGGGAAGGAATATGGGAGCTTGAGTATTGCTGTGCAATACTATAGCGAGCCTGAGCTGGTCTGTACAGTGCCTCACAGCGTGTTTATCCCACAGCCGAATGTAGAGTCCGCAGTGATCCGTCTTAAGGTGCGCAAACAGCCTCCGGTTCAAGTTGAGGATGAATCATTCTTCTTTGAGGTGGTACAAGCTTCATTTGCACAGAGACGCAAGACGATCTCGAACAATCTAAAGAGCCGTTTCTTCCCGAAGGAGGGTAGGGAACGTCTGGAGGCTCTGCTGGAAGAGGCCGGCATCGCCCCGTCAAGGCGGGCGGAGACGCTGGATCTACATGAATTTGCCAAGCTAAGCAATGTGCTCGCGCAATTTGGATTGAACGAAGCTTAG